Proteins found in one Leishmania donovani BPK282A1 complete genome, chromosome 13 genomic segment:
- a CDS encoding ribonuclease HII, putative, giving the protein MAGPVGVAATLYRISATPVRYAVLDSKKMKEIDRAETLEAMCAELSDAGVEGFVGTTVRDGTCCLVRYQRRKPLQAVAAALVDVSVINERNILNATLEGMSAVCDAVVRSYNAVSGLDTLTPLTCAILIDGNRVPWTFLSGEERQRVCVQAVRKVEARKRIGVEYPALDGFGCTTVVKGDATLLSIAAASIVAKVARDAYAVSVMHRAFPQYGFDHHKGYCTAAHKAELARWGPSRFHRLDYAPVKGSLGGQSGDAKRTPASLKGTVM; this is encoded by the coding sequence ATGGCAGGTCCGGTGGGTGTCGCTGCCACCCTCTACCGCATTTCCGCCACGCCGGTGCGCTACGCTGTGTTGGACAGCAAGAAGATGAAGGAGATCGATCGCGCCGAGACACTCGAGGCAATGTGCGCGGAGCTGAGCGACGCAGGCGTCGAAGGTTTCGTGGGGACCACCGTGAGGGATGGCACGTGCTGCCTCGTGCGGTATCAGCGGCGCAAGCCACTGCAAGcagtggctgcggcgctcgTCGACGTTTCTGTCATCAACGAGCGCAACATCCTTAATGCCACGCTCGAGGGGATGTCTGCAGTGTGTGACGCCGTTGTGCGCTCGTACAATGCGGTGAGTGGGCTCGACACCCTCACTCCGCTGACCTGCGCGATTCTCATTGACGGTAATCGAGTTCCGTGGACGTTCCTGTCCGGCGAGGAGCGACAGCGGGTGTGCGTACAGGCGGTGCGAAAGGTTGAGGCTCGTAAGCGGATAGGCGTCGAATACCCTGCTTTGGATGGTTTTGGCTGCACGACTGTGGTCAAGGGCGATGCAACGCTTCTGTCCATCGCGGCTGCATCGATTGTCGCCAAGGTTGCAAGGGACGCGTACGCGGTGTCCGTTATGCATCGCGCGTTCCCCCAGTACGGTTTCGACCACCACAAAGGCTactgcaccgcggcgcacAAGGCGGAGCTTGCGAGATGGGGTCCAAGCCGTTTTCACCGCCTCGACTACGCGCCTGTAAAAGGCAGTCTTGGGGGCCAAAGTGGCGACGCAAAACGCACCCCTGCATCGCTCAAGGGGACGGTAATGTGA
- a CDS encoding cis-prenyltransferase-like protein: MLTGTLPQLQHGTTPAPRGASSALNDSHDILALRTACGKFGVVCFSLLVFAFLGHIALALLKLSSRGGVPRTSKAITVNKLHHIAHSVRHLGIIMDGNRRYGRRHSTAARCPDPSALREIREELCSATELTATHSATEQSCWLAARYKRFASVIQHSSLDGHRVGGEKLLEVIKHSMEAGIDMVTVYAFSTDNWNRPAAEVDALMSLFFFFFDRIRKEALERHIFVRFISTELFRLPPRAVEFMRSVERETRAVQPRRLVLNICVSYSGQSEVVAACNRLVARRLRDSTDPASAAAVATEVTKKELDREMLRSITQDEHEAEDAHLFGGDVSVEPELILRTSGEQRISNFLLYECAYSEFVFLDKAWPEVTQEDIRQALSDFTRREKRKGR, from the coding sequence atGTTAACGGGGACTCTCCCACAACTGCAGCACGGGACCACCCCAGCGCCGCGTGGCGCATCATCGGCCTTGAACGACAGCCATGACATCCTGGCTCTCCGCACGGCCTGCGGCAAGTTTGGGGTGGTTTGCTTCTCCCTGCTCGTCTTCGCCTTTCTGGGGCACATAGCGCTCGCCTTGCTAAAGCTGTCTTCACGAGGAGGCGTACCACGGACAAGCAAGGCAATCACGGTGAACAAACTGCACCACATCGCCCACAGTGTGCGGCACCTAGGCATCATCATGGACGGCAACAGGCGCTACGGCAGGCGCCACAGCACGGCGGCTAGGTGCCCAGACCCATCAGCGCTGCGAGAGATACGCGAGGAGTTGTGCAGCGCCACAGAGCTCACCGCGACCCATAGCGCGACCGAGCAGTCGTGCTGGCTGGCAGCTCGCTACAAGCGCTTTGCATCGGTCATTCAGCACAGCTCCCTTGACGGCCACCGCGTCGGTGgggagaagctgctggaggtcATCAAACACAGCATGGAGGCGGGCATCGATATGGTGACGGTGtacgccttctccaccgACAACTGGAACCGCCCGGCCGCGGAAGTGGATGCGCTCATGtcactcttttttttcttctttgaCCGCATCCGCAAGGAGGCGCTAGAGCGGCACATATTTGTGCGCTTTATATCCACCGAACTGTTCCGCCTACCGCCTCGCGCGGTGGAGTTCATGAGGAGTGTGGAGCGCGAGACGCGAGCAGTGCAGCCCCGTCGGCTGGTGCTGAACATCTGTGTGAGCTACAGCGGTCAGtcggaggtggtggcagcgtGCAACCGCCTTGTcgcccgccgcctccgaGACAGCACCGaccccgcctccgccgctgccgttgcaaCAGAGGTGACGAAGAAAGAGCTGGACAGAgagatgctgcgcagcatcacTCAGGACGAGCACGAGGCGGAGGACGCGCATCtcttcggcggcgacgtctcTGTAGAACCAGAGCTTATTCTCCGCACAAGtggagagcagcgcatcagTAACTTTCTCCTCTATGAGTGCGCCTACTCCGAGTTTGTGTTTCTGGACAAGGCGTGGCCGGAGGTGACACAGGAGGATATTCGACAGGCGCTCTCCGATTTCACTCGTCGCGAGAAACGTAAGGGGCGTTGA
- a CDS encoding mitochondrial DNA polymerase I protein B, putative, with protein MFRRLSSSWPRALVQPLRSSCTVQSLTKAQAALARGKAPSMDAAAEYAEFFRVPISVDAGVVRSTQEYYTNIRRLAAENQSAVAQRNSPKKSFGESSVATFLAGYHFQTATFQIFSIAADTIVCSVDTRMEASEVWSVADELMTHISGESPQLALIPVVETEQERKRLQEPLQKLTALLKFSGLQVATHVDTLELSSVLCHSPPSPHDITQDALSGVSPAPMTCTWFQAHWAFIRTAACQAMSADPLQTVSTYVLPRFSVYLIHLVRAGTRGLNVSLWDPVSRRRFSAKGMLSDVLACLLDTRSSQMILVPTNRTDRAALFRCRTAVVKAGHDCVVVYASEVSDRLRGCYQSDLMRYWGAMKEAANFLDADLLFGIYTAAGNTLRSYQRKKLSQSQMCDHLRLLNSSSDEGIATPQNVLDWACYFTLPKRVAAEKAELRHYDKFITIAYVATDHTVHAQPMNPVADINHVLSACITDHANRTVEPWAIYTKRGQFCLPSLDGYDVLVTHDAKSLVLLLSGDAELQKFIKRGGRVWCVTLAEYLLEAQRCTTGSNGLYDLALRHGVQLPPSSRVGTPNDRLPFAFQRQFLLHAAPAVVKVFVEQLKRALEQCQVLSLAHRMDSLLAMASIEKAGIHIDAEEAARQTASLKSAASVLDAAMEAYVPSEVPVDMRIYFDWASLQQQHAYFFGGTISLGHQAHARDTPLWTSNVVHLCHRYGAFPHMVGELHLQRYAAQCALPTSGGLPNRVHQHIEAQGSQKLKTYRIVFFDIETTGLNPSTDAIVEVAMFDPIENSTFHTLVNPQRSITPRTVGIHHITNAMVRDAPTVDVVAKSIGQYLRLDKASYNPHEILVLVGHNVFSVDEPMLRRALECHAPECQLDGILFCDSLALLNAHRSELRWRMRTKRTNQPLMDALASSLRLSRLITALNVRPEGDLHRADTDTKALWYVLVNILGVADKDAVVQRDKILIEAANCFLRSPSIGCFVPAERQNRLVKVRLPGVAADYVRNVKLIASLQSKVFSETVLASLHAHGVKPAGLLLQRQLLDRHTSTFLQPSTGGRLAILHRDGRVHQHIDMTATTTSRTVSAYPSCQNIPKDDKSSVRRLFVSRFGSKGRCVEVDYSQLEIVVLAILCNDANLTKDLNSGVDFHVKRAAFFSGLPYDEIYQGYKRNVPKYVKLRKTAKQFSFQRLYGAGVPLLHKTTGIPVKDLEASIQRENEEYPGIAQFHRIIRSVALRPNNPGLPTSFIAEMPTGLRMSLRTRDVVLNLPPIKNYPIQGYGAELAQMMLGRLYRHFVRRDFYEDRAFLINFVHDSVWMDCHVDVLRECVTDTCRILGSVHEYVPKVFPGVKISVPLQVSASCGVDMCSMESIKDDDYTFVSKQRKTRPAEVHDFLDLTTAKSNFSAVMEESVASEEEESGETATSKAEATE; from the coding sequence ATGTTTCGTCGCTTGTCTAGCTCCTGGCCCCGCGCGCTGGTGCAACCACTGCGCTCAAGCTGCACTGTGCAGTCCCTGACGAAGGCCCAGGCAGCGCTGGCAAGAGGGAAGGCTCCGTCAAtggacgccgctgcggagtACGCCGAGTTCTTTCGCGTCCCCATTTCCGTGGACGCCGGTGTCGTACGCAGCACGCAGGAATACTACACCAACATCCGGAGGCTGGCAGCCGAGAATCAAAGCGCCGTTGCTCAGCGTAACTCGCCGAAGAAGAGCTTCGGGGAAAGCAGCGTGGCGACTTTCCTGGCGGGGTACCACTTCCAGACAGCCACCTTCCAGATCTTTTCCATCGCGGCGGACACCATTGTGTGTAGCGTGGATACGAGGATGGAGGCTTCCGAGGTGTGGAGTGTAGCGGATGAGCTCATGACCCACATTAGCGGCGAATCACCGCAGCTTGCTCTCATACCCGTTGTAGAGACGGAACAGGAGCGGAAAAGGCTGCAGGAGCCTCTCCAAAAGCTCACGGCCTTGCTGAAGTTCAGCGGGCTGCAAGTGGCCACTCACGTTGACACCCTCGAGCTCAGCTCCGTGCTGTGCCACAGTCCTCCGTCGCCACATGATATCACACAGGACGCCTTGTCTGGTGTGTCTCCAGCTCCTATGACGTGCACGTGGTTCCAGGCGCATTGGGCATTCATCCGCACTGCAGCGTGCCAGGCGATGTCGGCAGACCCGTTGCAGACTGTGAGCACGTACGTGCTGCCCCGCTTCTCCGTCTACCTCATCCATCTCGTGCGCGCCGGCACTCGTGGGCTTAACGTGTCGCTCTGGGACCCGgtgagccgccgccgcttctccgccAAGGGCATGCTCTCTGACGTGCTTGCCTGCCTGCTCGATACGCGTTCCAGCCAGATGATCTTGGTGCCCACGAACCGAACCGACCGCGCTGCACTCtttcgctgccgcaccgccgtcgtgaAGGCCGGCCACGATTGCGTCGTCGTATACGCGTCAGAGGTGAGCGACCGCCTTCGTGGCTGCTACCAGTCCGACCTGATGCGGTACTGGGGGGCGATGAAGGAGGCTGCGAACTTTCTGGACGCGGATCTGCTCTTCGGCATCTACACCGCAGCCGGCAACACACTCCGCAGTTATCAGCGCAAGAAGCTTTCCCAGAGCCAGATGTGTGACCACTTGCGTCTGCTAAACAGCTCCTCGGATGAGGGCATCGCGACCCCACAGAACGTCCTCGACTGGGCCTGCTACTTTACTCTCCCCAAGCGTGTTGCAGCTgagaaggcggagctgcgccatTACGACAAGTTCATCACCATCGCCTACGTCGCCACCGACCACACCGTGCATGCCCAGCCGATGAACCCGGTGGCGGACATCAACCACGTGCTGAGTGCGTGCATCACCGACCACGCGAACCGGACAGTAGAGCCGTGGGCCATCTACACGAAGCGCGGGCAGTTCTGCTTACCCAGCCTCGATGGATACGACGTGCTCGTCACACACGATGCCAAGtcgcttgtgctgctgctgtcgggTGATGCCGAGCTACAGAAGTTCATCaagcgcggcggccgtgtgtggtgtgtgacGCTGGCCGAGTACCTTCTCGAGGCGCAGCGATGTACCACTGGCAGCAACGGCCTTTACGATTTGGCCCTACGTCACggtgtgcagctgccaccATCGTCGCGCGTGGGTACGCCAAACGACCGTCTCCCGTTTGCCTTTCAGCGGCAGTTTCTCCTCCATGCAGCGCCCGCGGTAGTGAAGGTGTTTGTGGAGCAGTTGAAGCGTGCGCTTGAACAATGCCAGGTGCTGAGCTTGGCGCACCGCATGGACTCCCTGCTTGCGATGGCGAGCATCGAGAAGGCCGGCATTCACATcgatgcggaggaggcggcacggcagacgGCCTCGCTGAAGAGCGCCGCGTCTGTGCTGGAcgcggcgatggaggcgtACGTGCCGAGCGAGGTACCGGTTGACATGAGGATTTACTTTGACtgggcgtcgctgcagcagcagcacgcctaCTTCTTTGGTGGCACAATTTCGCTAGGACACCAGGCCCACGCCCGCGATACCCCTCTATGGACTTCGAACGTGGTCCATCTTTGCCACCGCTACGGCGCTTTCCCACACATGGTTGGGGAGCTACACCTGCAGCGTTACGCGGCCCAATGCGCTCTGCCCACGTCGGGAGGGCTGCCGAACCGCGTCCATCAGCACATCGAGGCGCAGGGCTCGCAGAAACTAAAAACGTACCGCATCGTCTTCTTTGACATCGAGACAACGGGGCTCAACCCAAGCACGGACGCCATTGTGGAAGTGGCGATGTTCGACCCGATCGAGAACAGCACGTTTCACACGCTCGTGAACCCGCAGCGTTCCATCACTCCGCGAACTGTTGGGATTCACCACATCACAAACGCTATGGTGCGCGACGCGCCGACCGTGGACGTGGTCGCGAAGAGCATTGGCCAGTATCTGCGCCTCGACAAGGCCTCGTACAACCCGCATGAGATTTTGGTGCTGGTAGGCCACAACGTCTTCTCCGTGGACGAGccgatgctgcgccgcgcgctcgAGTGTCACGCGCCGGAGTGCCAGCTGGACGGCATTCTGTTTTGCGACTCACTGGCGCTCCTTAATGCTCACCGGAGCGAGCTGCGatggcgcatgcgcaccaaACGCACGAACCAACCCCTCATGGATGCCCTCGCATCCTCTCTGCGCCTCAGTCGCCTGATCACAGCGCTCAACGTGCGGCCGGAAGGCGACCTGCACCGCGCTGACACGGACACAAAGGCACTCTGGTATGTGCTGGTCAACATCCTCGGTGTCGCCGACAAAGACGCTGTAGTGCAGCGGGACAAGATTTTGATCGAGGCCGCCAACTGCTTCCTGCGCTCTCCGTCGATCGGGTGCTTTGTACCAGCAGAGCGTCAAAACCGGCTCGTGAAGGTGCGGCTGCCCGGCGTGGCTGCCGACTACGTCCGCAACGTGAAGCTGATTGCAAGTCTGCAGAGCAAAGTCTTCTCCGAAACTGTGCTCGCGTCCttgcacgcgcacggcgtGAAGCCGGCAGgcctgctcctgcagcggcagctgctcgaccGTCACACCTCCACGTTCCTGCAACCGAGCACAGGCGGGCGGCTGGCCATTCTGCACCGAGACGGCAGAGTGCACCAGCACATCGACATGACCgccacgacgacgtcgcGTACTGTTAGCGCCTACCCGAGTTGCCAGAACATTCCGAAGGACGATAAGTCGTCTGTGCGGCGTCTCTTTGTGTCCCGCTTCGGCTCCAAGGGGCGTTGCGTCGAGGTGGACTACTCGCAACTGGAGATTGTGGTGCTGGCGATCCTGTGCAACGACGCAAACCTCACAAAAGACCTCAATAGCGGTGTCGACTTCCACGTGAAGCGGGCGGCGTTCTTTAGCGGGCTGCCGTACGACGAGATTTACCAGGGTTACAAGCGCAATGTCCCCAAGTACGTCAAGCTGCGCAAGACGGCGAAGCAGTTCTCCTTTCAACGTCTGTACGGCGCTGGGGTGCCGCTGTTGCACAAGACCACCGGCATTCCCGTAAAGGACCTGGAGGCGTCGATTCAGAGAGAGAATGAGGAGTACCCCGGCATCGCGCAGTTTCACCGCATTATCCGGTCGGTCGCGCTTCGCCCGAACAACCCAGGACTGCCCACCAGCTTCATTGCCGAGATGCCGACGGGGCTGCGGATGAGCCTGCGCACGCGGGATGTGGTGCTGAACCTGCCTCCCATCAAGAACTACCCAATTCAAGGCTACGGcgcggagctggcgcagaTGATGCTCGGCCGGCTCTACCGGCACTTTGTGCGGAGAGACTTCTACGAGGACCGCGCGTTTCTCATCAACTTTGTTCACGACTCGGTGTGGATGGACTGCCACGTCGATGTGCTGCGGGAATGCGTAACGGACACATGCCGCATCCTCGGCTCGGTGCACGAGTACGTCCCAAAGGTGTTCCCTGGCGTGAAGATCAGCGTGCCGCTGCAAGTCTCTGCGTCGTGCGGGGTAGACATGTGCTCCATGGAGAGCATCAAAGACGACGACTACACGTTTGTGTCGAAGCAGCGCAAGACGAGGCCCGCAGAGGTGCATGACTTTTTGGACCTGACGACGGCCAAGTCGAACTTCtcggcggtgatggaggagAGCGTCGCgtccgaggaggaggagagcggggaAACGGCGACGTCCAAGGCGGAGGCGACCGAGTGA